The Macrococcoides canis genome has a window encoding:
- a CDS encoding adenylosuccinate synthase: MSSIVVVGTQWGDEGKGKITDFLAEEANVIARFSGGNNAGHTIKFGGETYKLHLVPSGIFYSDKLSVIGNGVVVDPVALLKELDALNARGVKTDNLRISNRAQVILPYHIKQDGLEEDKRGDNKIGTTKKGIGPAYVDKVQRIGIRMADLLDKETFEVKLKENLAMKNEMFEKLFDAEGFKFEEIFDEYYAAGQRLKEYTVDTAKVLDDAFMADEKVLFEGAQGVMLDIDHGTYPFVTSSNPIAGNVTVGTGVGPTFVDKVVGVCKAYTSRVGDGPFPTELFDEDGHHIREVGREYGTTTGRPRRVGWFDSVVLRHSRRASGITDLSINSIDVLTGLETVKICTAYELDGKEITEYPANLNELNRCKPIFEELPGWTEDVTSCKSLDELPDNARRYLERISELCNVKISIFSVGPDRNQTNLLENLWEK; encoded by the coding sequence ATGTCATCAATCGTAGTTGTTGGGACGCAATGGGGAGACGAAGGTAAGGGTAAGATCACAGACTTTTTAGCAGAGGAAGCAAATGTTATTGCACGTTTCTCAGGGGGTAATAACGCAGGTCATACGATTAAGTTCGGTGGAGAAACATATAAATTACATCTAGTACCATCAGGAATATTCTATTCTGATAAATTATCTGTAATTGGTAATGGTGTAGTTGTAGATCCTGTAGCTTTATTAAAAGAATTAGATGCACTAAATGCACGTGGTGTGAAAACTGATAACTTACGTATTTCAAACCGTGCGCAAGTCATCCTTCCATATCATATTAAACAAGATGGTCTTGAAGAAGATAAACGTGGCGATAATAAGATTGGTACAACGAAAAAAGGTATCGGACCCGCTTATGTAGATAAAGTACAACGTATTGGTATTCGCATGGCAGACTTACTTGATAAAGAAACTTTCGAAGTAAAATTAAAAGAAAATTTAGCGATGAAAAACGAAATGTTTGAAAAATTATTCGATGCTGAAGGATTTAAATTTGAAGAAATCTTTGATGAGTATTATGCTGCAGGCCAACGTCTGAAAGAATATACAGTGGACACAGCGAAAGTGTTAGATGATGCATTTATGGCAGATGAAAAAGTACTATTTGAAGGTGCACAAGGAGTTATGCTTGATATCGATCACGGAACATACCCATTCGTTACTTCAAGTAATCCAATCGCTGGGAACGTCACAGTTGGTACAGGTGTAGGGCCAACATTTGTTGATAAAGTCGTTGGAGTATGTAAAGCTTATACATCACGTGTAGGCGATGGACCTTTCCCAACTGAATTATTTGATGAAGATGGTCATCACATCCGTGAAGTAGGTCGTGAATATGGAACGACTACAGGACGTCCACGTCGTGTAGGTTGGTTTGACTCTGTTGTATTACGTCATTCACGCCGCGCAAGTGGTATTACAGATTTATCTATTAACTCAATTGACGTATTAACAGGATTAGAAACAGTGAAGATTTGTACAGCATACGAATTAGATGGTAAAGAAATTACGGAATATCCAGCGAATTTAAATGAATTGAATCGTTGTAAGCCGATTTTCGAGGAATTACCAGGATGGACTGAAGATGTGACTTCATGTAAATCATTAGATGAGTTACCTGATAACGCACGTCGTTACTTAGAACGTATCTCTGAGTTATGTAACGTTAAGATTTCTATCTTCTCAGTTGGACCAGATAGAAACCAGACGAATCTATTAGAAAACTTGTGGGAAAAATAA
- a CDS encoding YitT family protein, whose translation MDISSSKPIKTHKKLPLKEKLKRFMFITIGAILMAITLELFLVPNKLLDGGIVGISIMMSHFLKLPIGLFIFILNIPFFYLGYKQIGKTFALSTLYGIGVLSIGTALLHPVPAFADEKFLVTIFGGVILGLGVGLVIRYGGSLDGTEILAILINNKTPFSVGEIVMVINFFIYTVAGFVFTWESAMYSVIAYFIAFKTIDIVQQGLDESKSVWIISDQYEEIGDAINDRLGRGVTYLKGEGAYTGDNKKVIFCVITRLEEFKLKDIVNHYDDSAFVAIGNVSEVKGGRFKKRDIH comes from the coding sequence ATGGATATATCTTCCTCAAAACCTATCAAAACACATAAAAAACTCCCGTTAAAAGAAAAATTAAAACGGTTTATGTTCATTACAATTGGTGCGATCCTAATGGCCATTACACTTGAATTATTTCTCGTACCTAATAAACTCTTGGATGGTGGTATCGTTGGTATATCCATCATGATGAGCCATTTCTTAAAATTACCTATCGGACTCTTTATTTTCATATTAAATATCCCTTTTTTCTACCTCGGTTATAAACAAATCGGTAAAACATTCGCACTTTCTACGCTATACGGCATCGGTGTACTATCTATTGGCACAGCACTATTGCATCCAGTACCTGCATTTGCAGATGAAAAATTCTTGGTTACTATCTTCGGTGGTGTCATTCTAGGACTCGGTGTCGGACTCGTTATCCGTTACGGCGGTTCTCTTGATGGGACCGAGATACTTGCTATACTTATTAACAATAAAACACCATTTTCAGTAGGTGAAATTGTTATGGTCATTAACTTCTTTATTTACACCGTTGCAGGATTTGTATTTACTTGGGAATCTGCCATGTATTCAGTCATCGCTTACTTCATTGCATTTAAAACCATCGATATTGTCCAGCAAGGCCTCGACGAATCAAAATCAGTATGGATTATCAGCGATCAATACGAAGAAATCGGTGATGCAATTAATGATCGTCTCGGTCGTGGCGTTACTTATTTAAAAGGAGAAGGAGCTTATACTGGTGACAACAAGAAAGTCATCTTCTGTGTGATTACGCGATTAGAAGAATTTAAACTGAAAGATATTGTAAACCATTATGATGATAGCGCATTTGTTGCTATAGGAAATGTCTCTGAAGTTAAAGGCGGCAGATTTAAAAAGAGAGATATTCATTAA